A single region of the Vicinamibacteria bacterium genome encodes:
- a CDS encoding GMC family oxidoreductase, translating to MLRDARTIPDRTLLQVDLCILGGGAAGIALAREFIDKRQSVLLLESGGLDFERGTQSLYAGGATGTVLEEHSPYLTKSRLRYFGGSTNHWEGMCRPLDAIDFRERHWVPFSGWPIPFSDIVPYYRRAAELCQLESFSIPTADSAQPSELPRFLRGASGLRHLLFSLSPPTRFGEVYRKQLVEAANVTVVLFANAVELSTNAGADRIETVEARSLTGKGFTVGARKFVLACGGIENPRLLLASNTADTRGLGNGHDLVGRFFMEHPHLVAGAFCYLPPSTSPSRSLEELMGSSPRSRTAIGVSERLQEEHRLLNCAVEPFKMARRTKVGSFMKGVASLVADIDLGPGKAMEPVYGRLLVRAEQAPNPESRVRLSDETDPFGKRRARLEWRLSELDRTSVEKTLECMGRCMGQAGGARVWVDPTLDGSWPRTYGGSHHMGTTRMHSDPLKGVVDTHCRVHSVSNLYVAGSSVFTTSGFANPTLTLVALSLRLADHLKASLSNE from the coding sequence ATGTTGCGCGACGCCCGCACCATCCCCGACCGAACCCTTCTCCAGGTCGACCTTTGCATTCTCGGCGGGGGAGCGGCGGGGATTGCTCTGGCAAGAGAGTTCATCGACAAGCGCCAGTCGGTCCTTCTGCTAGAAAGCGGCGGTCTGGACTTCGAGCGCGGGACACAATCCCTGTACGCTGGGGGGGCAACAGGAACCGTGCTGGAAGAGCACAGTCCTTATTTGACGAAGTCGCGCCTTCGATATTTCGGTGGATCCACCAACCACTGGGAAGGAATGTGTCGCCCCCTCGATGCCATCGATTTCCGTGAGCGCCACTGGGTACCCTTCAGCGGCTGGCCGATTCCTTTCTCCGACATCGTCCCTTACTACCGAAGAGCGGCCGAGCTCTGCCAGCTGGAATCGTTCTCGATTCCAACCGCCGACTCGGCCCAACCGAGCGAGCTCCCTCGATTCCTGCGAGGCGCGAGCGGCCTGCGCCACCTGCTATTCAGTTTGAGCCCGCCGACCCGCTTCGGGGAGGTCTACCGCAAACAGCTGGTCGAAGCCGCCAACGTCACCGTCGTCCTTTTCGCCAACGCGGTGGAGCTGAGCACTAATGCGGGCGCCGATCGAATCGAGACCGTCGAAGCTCGGTCTTTGACGGGGAAAGGCTTCACCGTCGGGGCGAGGAAGTTCGTTCTGGCTTGTGGTGGGATCGAGAACCCTCGCTTGCTGCTCGCCTCGAACACTGCGGACACCAGAGGGCTGGGCAACGGTCACGATCTCGTGGGACGATTCTTCATGGAGCATCCGCACCTGGTCGCCGGGGCGTTTTGCTATTTGCCTCCGTCGACTTCACCGTCCCGCTCGCTGGAGGAGCTCATGGGAAGCTCTCCGAGATCGAGAACAGCGATCGGAGTGTCCGAGCGATTGCAGGAAGAACATCGGCTGCTGAACTGCGCCGTGGAGCCCTTCAAGATGGCTCGTCGAACGAAGGTGGGGTCTTTCATGAAAGGGGTGGCTTCCCTGGTTGCCGACATCGACTTGGGGCCAGGCAAGGCCATGGAGCCGGTTTACGGGCGTCTTCTCGTCCGTGCCGAACAGGCCCCTAACCCGGAAAGCAGGGTTCGCCTGAGTGACGAGACCGATCCGTTCGGCAAGCGGCGCGCCCGGCTCGAGTGGCGTCTGAGTGAGCTGGACCGCACCAGCGTTGAAAAAACGCTGGAATGTATGGGACGGTGTATGGGACAGGCGGGAGGGGCTCGTGTCTGGGTGGACCCCACTCTGGATGGATCCTGGCCGCGAACCTACGGTGGCTCCCACCACATGGGTACCACACGAATGCACTCGGACCCTCTCAAAGGAGTCGTCGATACCCACTGCCGGGTGCACTCGGTCTCAAACCTCTACGTTGCCGGAAGCTCGGTGTTCACCACCAGCGGGTTCGCGAACCCGACCTTGACCCTCGTCGCGCTCTCGCTTCGATTGGCGGATCATTTGAAGGCGAGCCTGAGCAACGAGTAA